In Vibrio gangliei, a single window of DNA contains:
- a CDS encoding YcjF family protein, translating to MSQDKKEYKTKVVFDTDKPTKSVQEEVGIMQDNLSNTIRFDEATQFVPMTQEQIELTADNQLEDEMVKIIRPRSKKRWLFTGAVVAFTGLVGWQCVNNVVQAYQQSDWLTLGWTGFIAAIASLGISATAKELWKLRRLRKQLGSQELAMDLIHSHKTGNAKPFCEDLANQAGVTLEHAGYDRWVKTVNDNHNDADVIELYDDMVIAQQDKQAKKIVATYSTESAILVAVSPLAIADMLLVAWRNFKMIDELGKIYGVELGYWSRIRLIKLVFINMAAAGASELAVDIGTNVMSLGVAGKVSTRAAQGIGVGLLTGRLGIKAMALLRPLPWRKEKAVRLSEIRKLVVGRVIGKSEDK from the coding sequence ATGAGTCAGGATAAAAAAGAATACAAAACCAAAGTGGTCTTCGATACGGATAAACCTACGAAATCTGTACAAGAAGAAGTCGGGATCATGCAAGATAACCTGTCCAATACGATTCGTTTTGATGAAGCCACCCAATTTGTCCCAATGACGCAAGAGCAAATAGAACTCACGGCTGATAACCAACTTGAAGATGAAATGGTGAAGATCATTCGACCACGCTCGAAAAAACGTTGGTTATTTACTGGTGCGGTTGTGGCTTTTACTGGCTTGGTTGGTTGGCAATGTGTGAATAATGTTGTTCAGGCTTATCAGCAATCGGATTGGCTAACACTAGGTTGGACAGGATTTATTGCCGCAATAGCTTCACTCGGTATTAGCGCTACGGCAAAAGAGCTATGGAAATTACGTCGTTTACGCAAGCAACTCGGTAGTCAAGAACTCGCGATGGATTTAATTCATTCGCATAAAACGGGTAATGCTAAGCCATTTTGTGAAGATCTTGCCAATCAAGCTGGCGTTACATTGGAACATGCGGGTTATGATCGTTGGGTTAAAACCGTTAATGACAATCATAACGACGCCGATGTGATCGAGTTGTACGATGATATGGTGATCGCTCAACAAGATAAACAAGCCAAGAAAATAGTCGCTACATATTCTACAGAATCGGCGATATTGGTGGCGGTTAGCCCATTGGCGATTGCCGACATGCTGCTTGTGGCTTGGCGCAATTTCAAAATGATTGACGAACTAGGAAAAATTTACGGCGTAGAGCTGGGCTATTGGTCTCGTATTCGCTTAATTAAACTGGTCTTTATTAACATGGCCGCCGCTGGTGCTAGTGAGCTTGCTGTTGATATCGGCACTAACGTCATGTCGTTGGGCGTAGCTGGAAAAGTGTCCACTCGTGCTGCACAAGGGATCGGCGTTGGCCTGCTCACTGGTCGACTAGGTATTAAAGCGATGGCGTTATTGCGTCCATTACCTTGGCGTAAAGAGAAAGCCGTACGTTTAAGTGAAATCCGCAAGTTAGTGGTAGGGCGAGTGATTGGTAAATCGGAAGATAAGTAA
- a CDS encoding YcjX family GTP-binding protein, with the protein MKIKQEVNDLVKRSLDRHLRLAVTGLSRAGKTAFITSLVNQLLNSSTQDNLPLFEPSRNKQLLGAKRIPQTNLMVPRFDYDLAIEQLNTTPPQWPEPTRDVSEIRLAIRFVPKKGARRLLKSTSTLYLDIVDYPGEWLLDLPLLNMSFEEWSLSQMQLLKGEKAGSELRSILAKEWLVKLNHFDLFASANENRVAELAKAYTDYLHACKNEGLHWVQPGRFVLPGELVGAPVLQFFPVDIETDDNGKPKAEIKRSSAYAMLRSRFNEYKKKIVKDFYQEHFATFDRQIVLVDCLQPLNTGYDSFMDMSGAINQLMQSFKYGRNSILKRLFSAKIDKVLFAATKADHVTPDQHTNMVSLLQQLVHEAWKHVSYEGIEMECMNLSSIQATMPGYAQAGDTTLQAIKGTTLAEETITLFPGEVPPKLPQREYWQGNGFEFYQFRPLKIPHDQALPHIRMDKALQFLLGDKLR; encoded by the coding sequence ATGAAGATCAAACAAGAAGTGAATGATTTGGTGAAACGAAGCCTCGATCGCCATCTGCGCCTCGCTGTCACTGGCTTATCTCGCGCGGGTAAAACGGCGTTTATCACCTCATTGGTCAATCAACTTTTAAATAGCTCCACACAAGATAACTTACCTCTATTTGAGCCAAGTCGAAATAAGCAACTGCTTGGAGCAAAGCGTATCCCACAAACTAACTTAATGGTGCCAAGATTCGACTACGATCTGGCTATTGAGCAGCTTAATACCACGCCACCACAATGGCCGGAACCCACGCGTGATGTGAGTGAAATTCGTCTTGCGATTCGTTTTGTTCCAAAAAAAGGTGCAAGACGATTACTGAAAAGCACATCAACTTTGTATTTAGATATTGTCGATTACCCTGGTGAATGGCTATTGGATCTGCCTTTACTCAATATGAGTTTTGAAGAATGGTCACTAAGCCAAATGCAGCTTCTTAAAGGCGAAAAAGCGGGCAGTGAATTGCGTTCTATACTGGCTAAAGAGTGGTTAGTCAAACTTAATCATTTTGATTTGTTCGCCTCAGCTAATGAAAATCGAGTGGCAGAATTGGCGAAGGCTTATACCGATTATCTTCATGCTTGCAAAAACGAAGGACTGCACTGGGTTCAGCCTGGGCGTTTTGTTCTGCCCGGTGAGCTTGTTGGTGCACCAGTATTACAATTTTTCCCGGTTGATATTGAAACGGATGATAATGGTAAACCCAAAGCGGAAATAAAACGTAGTTCTGCTTATGCCATGTTGCGCTCTCGCTTTAATGAATACAAAAAGAAGATTGTGAAAGATTTTTACCAAGAGCACTTTGCTACCTTTGACCGCCAGATCGTACTGGTTGATTGTCTACAGCCACTGAATACCGGCTATGACTCATTCATGGATATGAGTGGTGCGATTAATCAATTGATGCAGAGCTTCAAATATGGGCGCAATTCGATTCTCAAGCGTTTGTTCTCAGCCAAGATTGATAAAGTGTTATTTGCTGCAACGAAAGCGGATCATGTGACGCCGGATCAACACACCAATATGGTGTCTTTGTTACAACAACTGGTTCATGAGGCCTGGAAACATGTGTCTTATGAAGGGATAGAAATGGAGTGCATGAACTTGTCTTCTATACAAGCGACTATGCCTGGCTATGCACAAGCCGGGGATACCACATTACAAGCAATCAAAGGCACAACATTAGCAGAAGAAACCATCACGCTATTTCCTGGAGAAGTACCGCCTAAATTACCTCAACGTGAATACTGGCAAGGTAATGGCTTTGAGTTTTATCAATTTAGACCGTTAAAAATTCCACACGACCAAGCCTTGCCGCATATTCGTATGGATAAAGCGTTACAGTTTCTACTAGGGGATAAATTGCGATGA